The uncultured Methanobrevibacter sp. genome includes a region encoding these proteins:
- a CDS encoding methionine adenosyltransferase domain-containing protein, producing MHRGYARHCGGAFSGKDCTKVDRSACYMVRYIAKNIVAAGPFEKCEIQLSYAIGVDEQTYVMVDTLNKSG from the coding sequence ATACATAGGGGATATGCAAGACACTGTGGGGGAGCATTTTCAGGAAAAGATTGCACCAAAGTGGACAGAAGTGCATGCTATATGGTAAGATACATTGCAAAAAACATCGTTGCTGCTGGTCCTTTTGAGAAATGTGAAATTCAGTTATCCTATGCAATTGGTGTTGATGAGCAGACTTATGTTATGGTTGATACCTTGAACAAGAGTGGATAA
- a CDS encoding methionine adenosyltransferase domain-containing protein produces MAQIVHENFKLTPDGIIETLNLRDARYKQTAKYGQFGVECFP; encoded by the coding sequence ATGGCTCAAATCGTACATGAAAACTTCAAATTAACTCCTGATGGAATTATTGAAACCTTAAACTTAAGAGATGCCCGATACAAACAAACTGCTAAATACGGACAATTTGGTGTTGAATGTTTTCCATAG